CTTCAGCGACTTGCCGGCCTTGAGCTCGGAGATCTTGTAGGGGCCGAGGGAGGCCGGCGCCTTGTCGTACTTCTCCTTGGTGTCCTGCTTCTCGGGCACGATGGCGTAGCCGGCCATGGCCAGGGCCTGCGGCAGGTCCGGGCGCGCCTGGTCGAAGTGGAAGACGACCGTCTTGTCGTCCGGGGTCTCCAGGACGGAGTCCGGCAGGTGCTTGCCCTTGTACGGGCCGTCCGGCAGCGCCTTGCGGTAGTCGGCGCCCGACAGCCAGCTCTGGATGTACGTCGGGCCGTCGAAGATGACCTTGGAGTACTGGCGCTCGATGGTGTGACGGACGTCGGCCGAGGTGATGGCGTTGCCGTCCTCGTCCTTGATGCCGTCCTTGAGCGTGTACGTCCAGGTCTTGCCGCCGTCGGAGGACTTGCCGGAGTCGGTGGCGATGTCACCGACGACCGTCAGGTTGCCCTTGTCGTCCTCCTGGTAGTTCGTCAGACCGCGGTGGATCAGGTTCGCGAGCTGACCGGCGTCGGAGACGTAGATCTGACCCGGGTCCAGGTGGGTGATGTCCGACTGCTGGTAGACGTTGATGACACCGCCGGACTTGGCGCCCTTGACCTCCTCGGCCGGGCCGGTGGACGCCGCGGCGTCGCCGTACTCGACAGGCTTCGACTGCTCGGCGGCGTCCTCCTTGTTCTGGGAGGTGTCCTTCGAGTTGCTCTTGCCGTTGTCCGCGCAGCCGGCCAGCGCGAGCGAGCCGGCCACGAGGGCGACGGCCACGGCGCGCGTGGTGCGGTTTCTGATGGGCTTCATGATGCCTATGCACCTACCTGTCGATAGTTGTCCACGAGTACTGCCTGTCGGCCCGGGTGAACCCGGGTCGGGGGCGGCAGTCCCCCCACCCACCAATGGACGATTACCGTCCGGTCTTGGGGTCGAATGCGTCCCGGACGGAGTCGCCGAGAAGGTTGAAGCAGAGCACGAAGACGACCATCGCCACGCCCGGGAAGAACATGAACATCGGGTCCTGCTCGTAGACCTCGGCGCCGACGGCGAACATGCGGCCCCAGTCGGGGGTGGGCTCGGTGAAGCCGACGCCGACGAACGAGAGGAAGGCGATGGAGAGAATCGTGCTGGGCAGGATGTACGTGCCCTGCACCAGGATCGGGGTGACGATGTTCGGCAGGATCTCCTTGCGGACGATGCGCCAGGGCGAGGCCCCGGACACCTTGGCCGCCTCGACGAACTCGCGTTCGCGCAGGGAGAGTACCGAGCTGCGCACTAGACGGGCGAGGCCCATCCAGCCGAGGAACCACATCACGAGGATGATGGCCACGGCTCGGACATAGGTCGGCGTCTCGTCACGCGGGTCGACGAACAGCGCGGTGACGATGGGCATGAAGGCGATGAAGAACAATTGCTGCGGGAAGCCCAGGAAGAAGTCGGTGACCCGGCCCACCCAGTAGTCGACCCGACCGCCGAAGTAGCCGCCGATCAGGCCGATGACGACACCGGTCACCACGCTGGCGATGGTGACGAGCACCGCCATGTACAGCGACGTCCGCATCCCGTACAGCAGCATCGTGAACACGTCGCGGCCCAGCTTCGGCTCGACGCCGAACCAGAAGTCACCCGACATGCCACCGAAGGAACCGGTGGGCATCGCGAAGTCGTCGAGCAGGAACGGGTAGTCGGGCTCCTGCGCGTACAGCGTGTAGGGGTTCTTGCCGTACAGCGCCGAGATGACCGGCGCGAGCGCCGCGATGACGAAGAAGAAAATCACTACGCACGCGGAGATGACTCCAGTACGGTCCCGCTTGAACCGTTGCCACATCAACTGCCCGGGGGAACGACCCTCAAGCTTCTTCTCACCCTTGGCGACCTCGGCGGTCGTCTCGAGCTCGGGGTCCAAGGCGACCGCGGACCCGGAGCCCTCGGCCTTGGTTGGACTGGTCATGTCTGTTCTTCCCCCGGGGGGTTGGAGAGTTGAGCGCAGCACAGATACCGGCAGGTTCTGTGGTTTGGGGGAACTTTCGCCAAACGGGTCAACGCGCGTCAAGGGCGGAAGACATAGGGATCTCCCTACCGTCCATATTTTGAGCAAAAATTGCAAAGATTGACACCTGGTCGCGCTTGACAGGTGAGACAAGAAACCGGCGAATCGGACATACGCGGAACGATTTTTGTTTACATGTCCGAAACTTGATCGCTGCAACACCGATATCCGAACAGCGCTCCACAGCCGACAGACAGTCAACCGAAGGATCCCGGCCGGAAGTCCAGCCTCCCTTGCGCGCTCTTCGCAACCTCCCCGGAATCCCCAGTTTCCCCATGGGACCTCCCCTGTATGCGAATACACCTGAAGCCCGACCCTCCACGGGCCGGGGAACCGGTACTTGACGCTTCGACAGATGGCTCGGTGGCGCACTGGTGAGCACTGCGGTCGAGTCAGTCTACACGCGTAGCGTCGTTGGGAGGATCCTTGGGAACCGATCAACACCGGAGCCGGCACGGCGGGCGACCACCACCACGGCGGCAGCGTGGTGGTCCTGCCCGGCACGCGACCACGCAGCCGCCACCGGACGCGACATGGTGCCGGCCCCCGCAGAAGCGGGGACCGGACCAGGTCCGCGCTCTGTCAGCCGTGCTTGGCGCGGCTCGCGGCACGTGCGCGCTCGCGGGCGTCCAGGTTGACCTTGCGGATGCGCACGGCCTCCGGGGTCACCTCGACACACTCGTCGTCGCGGCAGAACTCCAGGGACTGCTCCAGGGAGAGCTTGCGCGGCGGCACGATGGCCTCGAACGAGTCGGCCGAGGAGGACCGCATGTTCGTCAGCTTCTTCTCCTTGGTGATGTTCACGTCCATGTCGTCGGAGCGGGAGTTCTCACCGACGATCATGCCCTCGTAGACCTCGGTACCGGGGTCGGTGAACAGCACACCGCGCTCCTGGAGGTTCGTCATCGCGAACGCGGTGACGGCGCCGGCGCGGTCGGCGACGAGCGAACCGTTGTTACGGGTCGTCAGCGTGCCGAACCACGGCTCGTGGCCCTCGTGGATGGAGTGCGCGATGCCCGTGCCGCGCGTGCCGGTCAGGAACTCGGTACGGAAGCCGATGAGGCCGCGGGACGGGACGACGAACTCCATGCGGACCCAGCCGGAGCCGTGGTTCGACATGTTGTCCATCCGGCCCTTGCGGACGCCCATGAGCTGCGTGACGGCGCCCATGTGCTCCTCGGGGACGTCGATCGTCATGCGCTCGACCGGCTCGTAGACCTTGCCGTCGACCTCCTTGGTGACCACCTGCGGCTTGCCGATGGTCAGCTCGAAGCCCTCACGGCGCATCTGCTCGACCAGGATGGCCAGCGCCAACTCGCCACGCCCCTGGACCTCCCAGGCGTCGGGACGCTCGGTGTCGAGGACACGGAGGCTGACGTTACCGACCAGCTCGCGGTCCAGGCGGTCCTTGACCTGGCGGGCGGTGACCTTGCGGTCCTTGACCGCGGCCTTGTTGTCCGCGCCCTTGCCCGTGCCGCCGCGGCCGACCAGCGGCGAGGTGTTCGTGCCGATGGTCATCGAGATCGCCGGCTCGTCGACGGTGATCAGCGGCAGCGCGATCGGGTTCTCGGTGTCGGCGAGGGTCTCGCCGATCATGATGTCCGGGATACCGGCGACGGCACAGATGTCACCGGGGCCCGCCACCTCGGCGGGCTTGCGGGTGAGCGCCTCGGTCATCATCAGCTCGGTGATGCGGACGTTGGACATCGTGCCGTCACGCTTGATCCACGTGACGGTCTGGCCCTTGCGCAGTTCGCCCTGCTCGACGCGGAGCAGCGCGATACGGCCGAGGAAGTTGTCGGCGTCCAGGTTGGTGACGTGGGCCTGGAGCGGGGCCTCCTCGTCGTACGACGGGGCCGGGACGTGCGACAGGATCGTGGAGAAGAACGGCTCCAGGCTGTTGCTGTCGGCCGGGACCGTGCCGTCCTCCGGCTTGGTCAGCGAGGCGACACCGTCACGCGCACACGCGTAGACGATGGGGAACTCGATCTGGTCCTCGTCGGCGTCGAGGTCGAGGAAGAGGTCGTAGGTCTCGTTGACGACCTCGTCGATGCGCGAGTCCGCGCGGTCCGTCTTGTTGATGCACAGAATGACGGGCAGGCGCTGCTGGAGCGCCTTGCGGAGCACGAAGCGGGTCTGCGGCAGCGGGCCCTCGGAGGCGTCGACGAGCAGGACCACCGCGTCGACCATCGACAGACCGCGCTCGACCTCGCCACCGAAGTCGGCGTGGCCGGGGGTGTCGATGATGTTGATGGTGATGACGTCGCCGCCATCCTTCGGGTGGTACTTCACCGCCGTGTTCTTGGCGAGGATCGTGATGCCCTTCTCACGCTCCAGGTCGTTCGAGTCCATCATGCGGTCGTCGAGCGACTCGGCGGCGTGCGCGGCGAAGGCACCGGCCTGCTTGAGCATGGCGTCGACCAGAGTGGTCTTGCCGTGGTCGACGTGGGCGACGATGGCAACGTTGCGGATGTCGTGGCGCGTGGCCATAGTGAGGCGCTTCTCCCGGAGTGTGAGGACGGCCTGCGCTGACATCTGTGTCGCGCGGACCCTGCCGGGCTGGACACGCCACGGCCTCACCCCATGGTACGGGGCCGCGGGCACCGAGGCTCCCCGGGCCGCTCCCGCCCGGCTCGCACCGGCCCAGCCCCAGCTCAGACGGGTCCCGGTCGCCCCGGCCCACGAGAAGGGGGCCGCCGCCCCGGTCGTACGGGGCGGCGGCCTGAGTCCGTCGGGGACGGTCCCGTCACTTCTCGGCGGACTGCCTCGGGTCCGACTGCTTCCCGGTGGGCCGCGCCGGTCCCTTCGCGCCCTTCTTCAGAAAGCCCATGTCCTCGTAGAACGGGGTCTGGAAGCCGAAGGCGCCCGCGTTCGCGAGGTCGGTGCGGGCGGCGACGAGCTGGGGCCGCTGGTAGAGGGGGATGGACCCGGCGGCGGCCCAGATGCGGGCGTCCGCCTTGCGGATCAAGGAGCGCGTCTTGGCCTCGTCGAGGGTGGAGACCGCCTGGTCGAAGAGCTGGTCGACCCGGTCGGTGCCGACGCGCGTGTAGTTCTGCTCGACGCTCAGCGAGCCGTCGGCCGCGGGCACCGGCTTGGCGTAGATCGGCCGGGCGTCGGTGGCGGGGTACGCGGAGGTCGGCCAGGAGTACAGCGCGAGGTCGTACTGCCCGTTCGCGATGTGGTCCTTGAAGTAGCTCTCGTCCGCGACCTTGGAGATCTCCGTACGGATCCCGACGCGCTCCAGCATCGCCGCGATCCGCCCGCCGACGGCCCGCAGCGACTCCGTGCCCGGCCCCGACGGCAGCACGAACCGCAGTGTCAACAGCTTGCCGTTCTTGGCGAGCGGACCCCTGGCGGCATCGGCGGGCGCCCGTGTCCCCTGCGGCGCGTACGCGCCGGGCGCGCCGCCCGGCTGGAACTGCCTGCCGTCCTGGGCGAGGTTCGCGCCCTCCTCGCCCTCCTTCTCGTCAGCGTCGCGGGGCTTGTCGTCCTGGCCGACGCTGTACGTGCTCTCGTCCTCGGCGGAGCCGGATTCGCCGGAGGCGGGCTTGGACGAGCCGGAGGCGGGCTTGGCCGAGCTGGAGGCGGGCTTGTCGGAGCTGGGCTCGGCTGAGCCGGAGGCGGGCTTGGCCGAGCCGGAGGCGGGCCTGTCGGAGCTGGGCTCGGCTGAGCCGGAGCCGGGCTTGGCCGAGCCGGAGGCGGGCTTGTCGGAGCTGGGCTCGGCTGAGCCGGAGGCGTCCTTCGTCGCGGTCGTCTCCCCCTCCGCGCCGGCCGCCTTCTTCCCGGGCGCGAGAGGGCCACCCTGCTCCCAGCCCGCGTCGGCGAGGAGGGCGCGCGCCTCGTCGGTGTCCTGGCCGCCGAGAGCGCCACTGCTGTCGGCGTAGGCGGCCTGGCCGGCGAGGGCGAGGTGGCTGCCCACGGGGACGGCGGGCAGGCCGAGGGGTTCCAGGACCAGGGCGGCGAGCTTCTCACGGTCGATCGCACGGGCCACGGCGCGGCGGACCCGCTCGTCGGCGAGGGGGCCGTCGGAACCGTTCAGGGCGAGCTGGGTGAAGGCGGGTTCCAGGGAGCGGCGGACGGTGAAGCCGCGCAGGGCGGACCGCTGGGCGGTGTACTCGGCGATCGCCGCGCGCCGCTTCTTCCGGGCG
The DNA window shown above is from Streptomyces akebiae and carries:
- a CDS encoding ABC transporter permease is translated as MTSPTKAEGSGSAVALDPELETTAEVAKGEKKLEGRSPGQLMWQRFKRDRTGVISACVVIFFFVIAALAPVISALYGKNPYTLYAQEPDYPFLLDDFAMPTGSFGGMSGDFWFGVEPKLGRDVFTMLLYGMRTSLYMAVLVTIASVVTGVVIGLIGGYFGGRVDYWVGRVTDFFLGFPQQLFFIAFMPIVTALFVDPRDETPTYVRAVAIILVMWFLGWMGLARLVRSSVLSLREREFVEAAKVSGASPWRIVRKEILPNIVTPILVQGTYILPSTILSIAFLSFVGVGFTEPTPDWGRMFAVGAEVYEQDPMFMFFPGVAMVVFVLCFNLLGDSVRDAFDPKTGR
- the typA gene encoding translational GTPase TypA, which translates into the protein MATRHDIRNVAIVAHVDHGKTTLVDAMLKQAGAFAAHAAESLDDRMMDSNDLEREKGITILAKNTAVKYHPKDGGDVITINIIDTPGHADFGGEVERGLSMVDAVVLLVDASEGPLPQTRFVLRKALQQRLPVILCINKTDRADSRIDEVVNETYDLFLDLDADEDQIEFPIVYACARDGVASLTKPEDGTVPADSNSLEPFFSTILSHVPAPSYDEEAPLQAHVTNLDADNFLGRIALLRVEQGELRKGQTVTWIKRDGTMSNVRITELMMTEALTRKPAEVAGPGDICAVAGIPDIMIGETLADTENPIALPLITVDEPAISMTIGTNTSPLVGRGGTGKGADNKAAVKDRKVTARQVKDRLDRELVGNVSLRVLDTERPDAWEVQGRGELALAILVEQMRREGFELTIGKPQVVTKEVDGKVYEPVERMTIDVPEEHMGAVTQLMGVRKGRMDNMSNHGSGWVRMEFVVPSRGLIGFRTEFLTGTRGTGIAHSIHEGHEPWFGTLTTRNNGSLVADRAGAVTAFAMTNLQERGVLFTDPGTEVYEGMIVGENSRSDDMDVNITKEKKLTNMRSSSADSFEAIVPPRKLSLEQSLEFCRDDECVEVTPEAVRIRKVNLDARERARAASRAKHG
- a CDS encoding ABC transporter family substrate-binding protein, with the protein product MTPIPHDRVRPRAPRRSLVFLVAGVLTMPALSGCGEEDPAGRPVAGQDIAPAARDLVADGGTLRWAVDAVPETLNTFQADADPATARIAGAVLPSMYRLDASGRPELNSDYVESAKVVEHEPRQVVLYKLNQQAVWSDGREIGAADFAAQWRALSGKDSAYWTARNAGYERIEKIERGDNDLEVRVTFARPYADWKSLFTPLYPKQVMGTPDAFNDGARKKLKVTAGPFALKDIDRKGGAVTLTRNPRWWGRTAKLSTLVLRAVPRTERVEALAEDKVDIAEIDSVQAERIMLATRDKKETGAAGPLSQSDSAKALRSWAVAHGSDEEAAGDEISARKKRRAAIAEYTAQRSALRGFTVRRSLEPAFTQLALNGSDGPLADERVRRAVARAIDREKLAALVLEPLGLPAVPVGSHLALAGQAAYADSSGALGGQDTDEARALLADAGWEQGGPLAPGKKAAGAEGETTATKDASGSAEPSSDKPASGSAKPGSGSAEPSSDRPASGSAKPASGSAEPSSDKPASSSAKPASGSSKPASGESGSAEDESTYSVGQDDKPRDADEKEGEEGANLAQDGRQFQPGGAPGAYAPQGTRAPADAARGPLAKNGKLLTLRFVLPSGPGTESLRAVGGRIAAMLERVGIRTEISKVADESYFKDHIANGQYDLALYSWPTSAYPATDARPIYAKPVPAADGSLSVEQNYTRVGTDRVDQLFDQAVSTLDEAKTRSLIRKADARIWAAAGSIPLYQRPQLVAARTDLANAGAFGFQTPFYEDMGFLKKGAKGPARPTGKQSDPRQSAEK